The Argonema galeatum A003/A1 DNA window GGGCTTTTGATGCCTGAATTACTTTTAGGTATAACCCGTAGGGTAGGGAGCCGACAAAGTGAATTCGGGATAAATCGAGGGGTACTTTCTTGAGCATATGCTCTTTATAGGTGACGCCATTGGGCAAAGCTTTGCCATAACAGACGCGATCGGACCCCACCACTACTATATGACAGTTAGGACGCCTCTCTTGCACGTAAGCAAGGCTTTCAATAAATTCGGGAAAGCCCCGATAAGGCTCCATCCCCCGCCCTACATAAGTGACAATTTCATCAACTTCTGACAAATCCAGATTCGGCAGCATAAGTTTCGCGCCGGGGTTCGGTTTAAAGTAGTCCGTATCTACCCCGTCGTGCAGCACAGAAATCTTGCTGTGAAATTCTTGAGGAAACTGGGACTTTTGCCAGTTAGTTGGAGATATGCCCCTGTCGCAACTATACAAATCTATCAAAATAGGCGCATTTTTCGTGCGAATTCGCGCCATATCATCCACCGATAACGGGTCAGCCGGGTCAAAGTCAGCATCTGACCCAACGGCATGGTAAAACCACTCGAAATAACACATCAGCTGACTGTTCGGGAAGGCATCCTTCATAAACAGTGTTGGCCCCCAACCGGAATGGCCGTAGATTATGTCTGGAATAAATCCTTCTGCCTTCAGCTGTTCCGCTACCCGAAACATGGCTTGTCCATGCAAAAC harbors:
- a CDS encoding glycosyltransferase family 4 protein, whose translation is MRILFLHPNFPAQFRHVATLLAQDPNNEVVFGCKIENPEWQIPGVRKVLFKLSREARSETHHYVRFLENGVLHGQAMFRVAEQLKAEGFIPDIIYGHSGWGPTLFMKDAFPNSQLMCYFEWFYHAVGSDADFDPADPLSVDDMARIRTKNAPILIDLYSCDRGISPTNWQKSQFPQEFHSKISVLHDGVDTDYFKPNPGAKLMLPNLDLSEVDEIVTYVGRGMEPYRGFPEFIESLAYVQERRPNCHIVVVGSDRVCYGKALPNGVTYKEHMLKKVPLDLSRIHFVGSLPYGLYLKVIQASKAHIYLTRPFVLSWSMIEAMSAGCLVIGSDTPPVSEVIRSGENGLLVDFFSPKQIADKIDAVLDHPTRMAEIRQKARQTVLEQYSHDVLLPRHIQLIQDVANRSLSPQQKVASSLGLQTQDFALAQGNLTKS